Genomic window (Plasmodium knowlesi strain H genome assembly, chromosome: 9):
taacTAGTGTACGGTTGGAAGTAAAGGAACCGCGCATCTACGAATGATcactttgtccttttttttttatagtagTGGTTTTCCCGTTCGATGATAAAACAGCTGCATGCTGCAAGTgtctacataaaaaaaaaaaaaggcgttcGTTTGTTCCTTTAAAAGTGTCCTTTGCGAAGAGGGGGGAGAAGATGCCGTTCGTAACACTTTCCCAAGCGCTTGGACTGCCTATAGGGGAATTTCCGAATTCATCAATTTTGACACGCACTGTAGCGTTAGTCAGGGGAGGTTTATCACGGCGAAATCCACATGGGACACGCGGGACGGGTGAAAAGTGAGCAAAGCACTTCCCAATCATTTCGCGGGCATTGCGCATTCGTAGCAAGGGAATGCGTAGAAGGGTAGACTCCTGCTCGATCTCCTTGTGCGTTGATTTGTGCAGCGCATCATATTAACAGAGTTGTAGCacggaaagggggaaaaaaggcatgacacatggaagaaaggaaaggcgGGAAGAATAATAGAAACAAAACAATAACTGACTGATTGGCTCAATTAAACATATTTGATCCCTTTTTGTGGCATTGTACAGAACACACCATGCGTGAAAACATATCTCCATCTTAAgtaggagggggaaaaaaaaaagaatcaccAAGAAGCAGGAATGAAAATTGCcttatatttacaaaaaaaaaaaaaaaaaaaaaaagagtacatgtacgtatttatatatacatatatatgtgtataattCTGTACATCCATACGTACTTGTACAAAATTGCGTCCACACATTTGACACTTTGGCATCCATCCATGCCACGTACCCGCAGGAAGTACAATTGAAATGTagatatgaagaaaaaaaggaaaaataaattgaacGTGTGAATAATTTTGAATTTCTCTCATGCGCAGAGATGttatatacatttacaaTCAAATTGACATTCACCTTTACATCCCCGTTTACTTATTCGCGTACACATCAGTTCCACGTAGTGACAGCGTATACACATTTGTACTTGAGCGCAcgtttataaaaatattttttgtgcccgcaaaattaattttcattttctgtcGTATTTTACTTTTGGTTGgaaaatataagaaaaaaaaaaaaaaaaaaaagaatattcatGTGCACAAATATTGGGCATGAAGAAatcatttgttttgttttgtcacGCAATTTTTGCATTCGAAAAggagtaagaaaaaaaaaaaaaaaaaaaaaaaaggaaaaaaagggaaggtgtAAGcgtggaggaagaagaagaaaagtaaaaacggGCGAAGTGAAAATTGTGAGGGAAGTCCATCGAAAGGGGCGCAAGCATAAGCGTGTAAGTGGGAAAGTAGATAAACGAACtgcagagggggggggaagaaaaagaagaaaaaaaaaaaaaaaaaaaagaacaggtTGAAAGAGTAGCTAAAATTGTGGATAAATAGCAGGAGGATAGTAGTGAAATAGCAGGGGAGTAGGAAAGGAGTGAGCCACCAAGTGGGCCAACCAAGTAGACCACCAAGTTGGATACAGAAtgagccaaaaaaaaataagcaaaggTGTGAGCCTGCAGAATTACTCAGAAGGAATTGTCGAGAGATAGACgttcttctgttttttccttattttttgcagtatgatttttattttttctcattgcCACGAGTGACTCCCTGAAGGAAATTTGGTGGCTCTAAGGGGTGTGCATTCTCACACCTCTGTCTTTGTTAATTTATCACCCACTCACAGTTGTGGGAATACCTATGTGTGAGTTAcgatatatgtacacacaggTGTGTAAtgttgtttcttttcctctgttTATATTACCTTCCCTTCGAAGTTTTTTCCCTATACGTATTTTTACGTGAATGCAGAGTGTACTGAGCATTGTGTaatggctttttttttttttttttttttttttttttttttttttttttttttttgcgtttctGTCTTCTGACCAATCAGTAGTTGCAGTGGAGGGATAGGAATCACCCGAAGAAGAGGCATCACAAGTGACAGCTCGAGAAAAGTAGCCATTCTTCATGCTCATGATTGCACCCCATTTTTGAAGTggaaaagatgaagaatGAGGAAATTTATGACAGTTCACgaaatgcacaaaatggagaaccATCGATTAATACGGAGGTGAAGGACGATAAGGATGAGTCGAAAATGAACGGAGTTCGATACGATTACATAGGTAAGACAGACATAAATTTAAGCTACGATGGAAAGAGCGGTCTGAACAACAAGATAACAACCATAATGGGAAGTGAAAATAacctgaaggaggaaaacaaatatgGATACGATAATGAAGTTTTGGCTAGTCAGGAAATACAAAGCAtttcaaaaatgatgaaaagtaaaaatttgACATGTGTAGAAAATGCTTACGCTGAGCATAATTTGGTGGATAGCAATCTGCTGCTAATACAGGGAGATGAATCTGCACGGATTAATCAGAATGGAAGTTTTGAAAGTGCAGACAATTTAAATATTAGTGATAAGGTGAAGAGTAACGATAGGGAGAAGGTGAGTGATTACATGTATGAAATGAAAAGCGACAGTGATGTTAGATGGAGTAACAAAGGTTTCCATGATAACGATGTTTATAGAGATAAGATTAAAACGGGCTCTTCCCATATATTGGAGGATCCAAATATGGATGGGGAGGGACCACATAACTATCTCAGTGCCGAAGGTGGTTATAGTTATGATGAATCAGTTCCAAGGGAGGGTTATGGAAAGATGGAGTATAAGGAAATGGAGAGAAGTGGGAAGGAGTACGTCCATTTTGataaaagggagaaagatgATGAACGAGATTTGAGTGGATATAGGGAGGTCGACGCAGATTTGGATGCGATAGAATCGGATATAAATTATTACGATGAACAGGGCTTACGGATGGAAATGCAAGGGGAGAGTTACCAAAACGCAGAGGGGGATATAAGCGGGGATAAAGGTGATATCGCAAGTGAGACCCGGAATGACTACCACGACGCTGCCAGCGCGGCCGCCCCCCACGCTGTTCCCCAAAGAACCCTGGATTACGAAGCTAATCAAAATCACTACCAAAATTATGAAGCACAAAAAAGTGTAGAAAAATCTGAGGAGGAAATTTCAAACGCACTCCCCCCTACCAAAAGTGAACaaggtgaaaagaaaagtctTCCGATTTTCGAATCGAATATGGATAAGACAAATGATTCAGCAGAAAATATTACGAAAGATAATCCATCGGATACACAAGTTCACAATGACCGAAGTAATGATAGTGGGTTGTACAGAGATGGTAGTGAGGAAAGTGTGAGTGGAGCATCGTGTGCAAACGATCCACGGGGTGTAGAGAAAAACGGcaatgaaaaagaaactgTAGATGATGTTACGTGGTGGGGATATAGAAACGACAAGGAAGGCTCCAAAGCGGAGGACCAGCAATTGAAAACAAACATAGACGTAATTTCTGTGGATAAAGAAAGTGACCCCTTAAAGGGGAATGAGTCAAATGAGGAAGCTGCTCCTAATAATGCGGAAAATGACAACATGGAAAGCGCAAATAGAAATGAGGGAACTGTCGAAAGTGGTAATGATGATCAGAAGGAATGTGAAGATAAAGCAACGAACTCGCTTATCGATGTGGATAAATTAAATGAGGATGGCGAAAATAACCATCTCGCATATGTCACAGTGGAAACGGGGAGGGAGGTCCAAagcagtgaagaaaaagtagttgatgataaaaatatgaacaaatacGCAAATGAGGAATGGACAGAGGATGGAGAGAAGACTGGTGTAGATGTACTGGTGAAGAAAACTATGCTTGGTTCTATTCCAAGCGAAGGAAGTAATGAGGAAGAATTTTACAAAGGAGTGAATATTGCTGCTCTGATGAACGTGGAAAACGATTTGGATGTGACGCGGATAAAATCGCCCAGCGATGATGCAGAGCAGAAGGGGGAGTACGACTCGAACGTGACTACTGTGAATAGCCCCCCCAAGGAAGGCAACGGAGGGGAAAGCGGTACTGGTGGCCATGGCGATGGTGAAGATGGTACCATCAAGCAGGACgagaagggaatgaaaggcCAAAGTGCGGAATTCGTGAGGAGTAAGGAAAATCCTAGCGAATTCAAAGTGACAATGTTGAGCAACACAAACGGGAAAGATAACAAAGACATTCTGTACGCCTACATAAAGGCAAGCACCACCATGGACGATACCATCACGAGCACGATAAGTGACAACGCAAATGAATACGAATTGGTGGAGGATGGtattgaagagaaaaacgaaagggAGGACCACAAAATTGGATCTGAAAATGGCCAAATGGAATGTACCTACCATGTTGTGgccaataataataaaagacGAAGAGATAGTTTTACCAACGATGAAATGaacaaggaaagaaaattaagCACTCAGAATGCATCCCTCTATGGACCCCCCTCTCTACCCCACTATGGACCTCACTATGCATCTCCTTATGCATCTTCTGAGcaaaatgcaaataaaacCTTCATCGCACATGCACATGGACAATTGTATGGGGAacagaagggagaaaaggcaAGCTACGAAAGTTGTGGCAAAGATGAACAATTTGTTAACCCCCAAGAAGGGGATCAAAACAAACCGCGGGAAAATTTTGTAAGTTATTCAAAGGAGAACCTTGGAGATGTTATTTTCGTGAACAGGGAAAATATGATTAGTATTGATCCCTCATATGACAATGGAAACTCCTTTGCAAAACATAGAACATTTAATAAATCGAATGTAGTGGAAAACGTTGTCCAGGAAATTGTGGACACTAAGGGTGCATATGTACCAAGTCACCCACAACCCAATGGTGTGAACTTAGATCCAAATtgtaaagaaaatataatccATAATTTGAATGACACCCAAATTGAGGATAACGCAAATGGTTATTCGGAGCATATTCATGTGTTAGCCAACAGTGAGAAGGAAAACTGTGATGAATATATAGATATGGACAACGAAAATAATAATCTGTCGGATGATTGCAAAAATTCTAGTGATGATaacatggagaaaaaggagtCAAGTCAGTTCGATGTAAATGACAAGAAGAAGATTAAACCGGACAGTGAGACATTATTGCCAATAGCAAATATAAGCAGAATTATGAAAAGAATTTTGCCTGCATCTGCTAAGGTGGCCAAGGAAAGTAAAGACATAATACGTGAGTGCGTCACGGAGTTTATACAGTTCCTGACCAGCGAAGTAAGTGAGAAGGGTGGACAGACACATGTGTGGAGGAGCAGACTGAATTTGCTTCAGCGGGGGTGAAGAGatatattttactttttctttatacctcattttattttcatacctcattttatttttatacctcattttatttttatcctacattttatttttatccttcattttatgtttatccttcattttatgtttttttcttccggcAGGCCAGCGACAGGTGCGTGAgggagaggagaaaaaccATCAGCGGCGAGgacattttgttttccatgGAAAAATTGGGTAGGTCTCTACTGCATAGTTGTGGTGAAGCTACAGCGAAGTTGCAGCGCGGATTTAGCGCAACTTTGCCGTGATGATCTTCTTTTTAAAGCCGCGCCTACAGAAGCATATGCGGTTACTTCTTTACTCGAGTTGATAGATCAATTCGTGTAGGagcctccccccccccctcccctgcATTCACCACACCACCTTTCATCGCCTGTCCCCTTAGGATTTAACGATTACGTTGAACCTCTTTATAAATACCTCACCAAGTGGAAGCAAGTAAGGGAGAAACGCccccaaaagggaaaaatagaCAAATTGGCCAAAATGATCGCCGTGTGAGAAACGTGGGAAAGCAGTGTGCATACCTTCTTGGTGCaatatgtggaaaaaaaacactcgACAGACATGAAAttctgttaaaaaaaaaaaaaaaaaacaaccctTCTTGCAGCTCAAAGGAATGAACAACTCCAATAATTTCCAAGAGAAGAAATGTGAAGGTTCGAAGATACTGCTTGAGCAGAACGCCACAATGAAGAAGAGCCTAAGAGATGTTAACATGAATAACAATCCAATTATGGGCAAAGGAGCAGACAATGTCATCCTCACGAAGGATACGGAGCATTTGATGAACAACATGTACAGGAACCCGAACGAAATATTTGAAAACAATATAAACCACATGTATTAAAATTCgagtgagaaaaaattacaccaCAAGaggttttaatttttttatgaatatatatccGTGCGGAGGTgtgcatatgtgcacattacatttgtttttttttttttttttttttttattttatttttaatttttttaatttttgtttgttaACGATACTGATGTGTGTATtgattcatttaaaaaatgacaaagtgGAGTGAAGCCAATGAGGAGAAGCTGCGAATGGTAAATGGCTCGCGGGGATGAGGTAACACTCGTGCGCTTTGCTGCTCCCCCCTTCTTTGGCATTTCTCGTTTTGATGTCTGTTTgtcttgttttgttttgttttattttgtttcggCCATGTGTTGtcctttttgaagaagaaaaagaagaacgttTTTGCGTGTGCATGTGTATGGGTATATGCTTACCCCTCGTAtgtaccttttttcctctcattTTAGGACAACGCAATGTGATAGACTTTTTTGTAAACAGTTTTATCAGCTTCTCTCACCCCCTCGACATTTGAGCATGACTAGATCTTTTCAATCTCGTGCAGGCAGGTCGGTCATACGCGTCCTCATTTGGGTTTCTCACCAATTCGAGGGCATTAAACGAAAAAGGTAgcagaagggaagaaagcgTAGCAGgttgggagaaaaaaaaaatcccttgTGTGCAATTCATATTGGCTATCATGTGCATGGCAAAAATTGGACAAACTCATGAACGAATATTTCAAAAGGAGGCACAGTAATGTTGattaaaaacgaaaaaagtaGTAAGAGCTTAATATGGAGGAAATACCCAATTGGGGATGATACAGGGGGATAACCAAATGGAATTCATCATGCGGTGAAGAAAGTATAACGTTGGAAGGGAAAATTATGGTATGCAAttaaaatgtgttttttttttttttttttttttttcttttggctagctgtCTACCACCATGTGTGTCGCTTTTTTCCCGTTTATCCTTCTATACAGGGAAACTATGTTTATGTCAAGCCCTTCTATACGCGCGTCGTCCTCACAAGTATGATTATCCAACACTGACTGTGATGAGGGGTAAAACTCGCacgattttttaaattcatcaTAATTGTAATTTGTAATGTtgagtgtttttttcccgttcctGAGGACGAcgctgtattttttttggtacaCATTTTGAAGAATAGTTGCTAACGTGTCAATGTTTGTAAATAGGGagatattttgaaaatttaatttgattagcatttttattttttcactcaGTTTATTTAACTCCATTTGGAATAGTTCATCGATGTCTGCATGTGTTCGTTTTATGTCATTTGTGCCTTCGGTGGGGGAATCAGTGGAAGGAGAGGAAGCGGTACCGAGTACGGGGGATCTATCGATGTCGAGTGTAGCCGTGTTCTCATTTTCACTAATTTTTATAGGACTACTTTGTCGAGCGTCATTATGCAAAACGGGGGTGGTACTCCCCCCTTGGTCcacaaaattttgttcttctttttggacAGCGGTCGAAGTATATTCTTCCACGCCTTTAATGTCCATGGAATGTAACCCATCGGGAAGGTTTAAACTGAGTTGACCTTCTATATCCTCTACCACATGTTTGTGTGCACGCATTTCACCCTGACAATGTTCTCTCAGGTTTATTGCTTTAACTCCCTTTGCATTAATAAGACGATTTAAGTGCTCCTTGTTTATgagtaattctttttttttttttttcaaaatttttttgaaataatttttatttctgagCAACTCCTCCTGATTGTTTTCCTCAaactttataattttaattaaattgtttgctacataatttttctgtttaaCTAAGTCattgtatttctttttaatgaTGTGGGTGAATAGGACTAGCAGTTTGTTCATCATTGCATCACTTCTATTATTTGGTGCTCTgtatttgttccttcttttgttGTAAGCAAGTGTGTCCAAATGGTACAAATCaatgtttttattattttcttgaGCTATGAAATGATAATTTTCACCATTGGAATCGAAACTTTCGTAGGAGTTTTCTTCGGAAGAGGAGTTACTTCTGGTCCTGTCCGACTGGGATGAATATTTGgctactttatttttttttattttctgtttAATCATTTTGCACCTCTTTGCGAATATTAGACTGTTTATGAAGTCTTCTATTTTGTGGCTGTTCAGGTTTAGGCATATCAGGATATATGTGAAGGAGTTCCCGTTGAGGCTATTCTGAGGGAGATCGTgtgggggagaggaaaggataaaaagTCGTTTGCACTTGTTCGGAAGAAATCGCAAAGGAGAAGCAACACTACACCAAGTTGATTCTGTAAATAGAAACCATTCGCTCTTTTTAACCAGACAGGAATGACaattttccctcctttttaggaaaattttttttcctttttttttttttttttttttttttttgaagataGTACTTTTAGTAATCTCGTCAACTTGGAGTCTCTATAAGGAATGTGCACAGTAGGAACACAGCAGGCTTCACTTTTTAATTCATCCATTGTTTTTGCTTTGTCCAAATTTTTCCCGATTTTGTTCTGTGTACTTAGCGCAATTATAACTCTGTTCAGGACGGACAATGTGTTGTTGATGTTTATGAGTTCCTTCTTAT
Coding sequences:
- a CDS encoding oocyst rupture protein 1, putative, with translation MKNEEIYDSSRNAQNGEPSINTEVKDDKDESKMNGVRYDYIGKTDINLSYDGKSGLNNKITTIMGSENNLKEENKYGYDNEVLASQEIQSISKMMKSKNLTCVENAYAEHNLVDSNLLLIQGDESARINQNGSFESADNLNISDKVKSNDREKVSDYMYEMKSDSDVRWSNKGFHDNDVYRDKIKTGSSHILEDPNMDGEGPHNYLSAEGGYSYDESVPREGYGKMEYKEMERSGKEYVHFDKREKDDERDLSGYREVDADLDAIESDINYYDEQGLRMEMQGESYQNAEGDISGDKGDIASETRNDYHDAASAAAPHAVPQRTLDYEANQNHYQNYEAQKSVEKSEEEISNALPPTKSEQGEKKSLPIFESNMDKTNDSAENITKDNPSDTQVHNDRSNDSGLYRDGSEESVSGASCANDPRGVEKNGNEKETVDDVTWWGYRNDKEGSKAEDQQLKTNIDVISVDKESDPLKGNESNEEAAPNNAENDNMESANRNEGTVESGNDDQKECEDKATNSLIDVDKLNEDGENNHLAYVTVETGREVQSSEEKVVDDKNMNKYANEEWTEDGEKTGVDVLVKKTMLGSIPSEGSNEEEFYKGVNIAALMNVENDLDVTRIKSPSDDAEQKGEYDSNVTTVNSPPKEGNGGESGTGGHGDGEDGTIKQDEKGMKGQSAEFVRSKENPSEFKVTMLSNTNGKDNKDILYAYIKASTTMDDTITSTISDNANEYELVEDGIEEKNEREDHKIGSENGQMECTYHVVANNNKRRRDSFTNDEMNKERKLSTQNASLYGPPSLPHYGPHYASPYASSEQNANKTFIAHAHGQLYGEQKGEKASYESCGKDEQFVNPQEGDQNKPRENFVSYSKENLGDVIFVNRENMISIDPSYDNGNSFAKHRTFNKSNVVENVVQEIVDTKGAYVPSHPQPNGVNLDPNCKENIIHNLNDTQIEDNANGYSEHIHVLANSEKENCDEYIDMDNENNNLSDDCKNSSDDNMEKKESSQFDVNDKKKIKPDSETLLPIANISRIMKRILPASAKVAKESKDIIRECVTEFIQFLTSEASDRCVRERRKTISGEDILFSMEKLGFNDYVEPLYKYLTKWKQLKGMNNSNNFQEKKCEGSKILLEQNATMKKSLRDVNMNNNPIMGKGADNVILTKDTEHLMNNMYRNPNEIFENNINHMY
- a CDS encoding kinesin-like protein, putative, which translates into the protein MDDHIKVFLRIKPNVENLSKLKTEDCAIYKVNNNQLHLYEKKKSYNDTSELNTKTFNFNHIFDVDIHQSDVFDLIGKNLVNNFMNGYNSSILAYGNTNSGKTYTLYGDGTDSENRQHHGLIYLSLSYFFHLQKLNKNTEISVSIVEIYLEKIRDLGKIFQLSQLATTTDDTIKYYSQFRDNIIREDEKGNTYVENITLLPIKNIDDVKNIINLCFKYRKTHATRKNLVSSRSHCLLTVYQHRLAKEKELISQINYIDLAGSEKFNDIEMVNKKELININNTLSVLNRVIIALSTQNKIGKNLDKAKTMDELKSEACCVPTVHIPYRDSKLTRLLKNSLNGNSFTYILICLNLNSHKIEDFINSLIFAKRCKMIKQKIKKNKVAKYSSQSDRTRSNSSSEENSYESFDSNGENYHFIAQENNKNIDLYHLDTLAYNKRRNKYRAPNNRSDAMMNKLLVLFTHIIKKKYNDLVKQKNYVANNLIKIIKFEENNQEELLRNKNYFKKILKKKKKELLINKEHLNRLINAKGVKAINLREHCQGEMRAHKHVVEDIEGQLSLNLPDGLHSMDIKGVEEYTSTAVQKEEQNFVDQGGSTTPVLHNDARQSSPIKISENENTATLDIDRSPVLGTASSPSTDSPTEGTNDIKRTHADIDELFQMELNKLSEKIKMLIKLNFQNISLFTNIDTLATILQNVYQKKYSVVLRNGKKTLNITNYNYDEFKKSCEFYPSSQSVLDNHTCEDDARIEGLDINIVSLYRRINGKKATHMVVDS